The Mesorhizobium sp. M1D.F.Ca.ET.043.01.1.1 genome contains a region encoding:
- a CDS encoding cyclic nucleotide-binding domain-containing protein, whose amino-acid sequence MALDDDIRILSAVKLFQGFTQEQLRLLAFGAENTFLQADRKLYLEDDEADSAYIVVSGLIALYREQGGERIPIGTAGPGAMLSELALIADTRRLTSASAAADSEVIRLSRKMFRRILEEYPELAAQLHERILEEFREMIARIEELAPRFTG is encoded by the coding sequence ATGGCGCTCGATGACGACATCCGCATCCTGTCCGCCGTGAAGCTTTTTCAGGGCTTCACGCAGGAACAGTTGCGCCTGCTCGCATTCGGCGCGGAAAACACCTTCCTGCAGGCCGATCGCAAGCTCTATCTCGAGGATGACGAGGCCGACTCGGCCTATATCGTGGTCAGCGGCTTGATCGCGCTCTACCGCGAGCAGGGCGGCGAGCGCATCCCGATCGGCACGGCCGGCCCGGGCGCCATGCTCAGCGAGCTCGCTTTGATCGCCGATACCAGACGCCTGACCAGCGCCTCGGCCGCGGCCGATTCGGAGGTGATCCGCTTGAGCCGGAAGATGTTCCGCCGCATCCTGGAGGAATATCCGGAGCTGGCGGCGCAGCTGCACGAGCGCATCCTGGAAGAATTCCGAGAGATGATCGCCCGCATCGAGGAACT
- a CDS encoding response regulator transcription factor has protein sequence MTSRTILIVDDDDDLRATLVEQLALYEEFDVQQESTAAKGVAAARGGLVDLLIMDVGLPDMDGREAVKILRKGGYKAPIIMLTGHDTDSDTILGLEAGANDYVTKPFRFAVLLARVRAQLRQHEQSEDATFSVGPYTFKPSQKLLIDSRGAKVRLTEKEASIIKYLYRADQKVVTRDVLLEEVWGYNSGVTTHTLETHVYRLRQKIERDPSNAEILVTESGGYKLVP, from the coding sequence ATGACATCACGGACCATTCTGATCGTTGACGACGACGACGACCTGCGAGCCACCCTCGTCGAGCAACTGGCGCTTTACGAAGAATTCGACGTCCAGCAGGAATCCACCGCCGCAAAAGGCGTCGCCGCGGCGCGCGGCGGCCTTGTCGACCTGCTGATCATGGATGTCGGACTGCCCGACATGGACGGCCGCGAGGCGGTGAAGATCCTGCGCAAGGGCGGCTACAAGGCGCCGATCATCATGCTGACCGGCCACGACACCGATTCCGACACGATCCTGGGGCTCGAGGCCGGCGCCAACGACTATGTCACCAAGCCCTTCCGCTTCGCCGTGCTCCTGGCGCGCGTCCGTGCGCAACTGCGCCAGCACGAGCAGAGCGAGGACGCCACCTTCTCGGTCGGCCCCTACACGTTCAAGCCCAGCCAGAAGCTTCTGATCGATTCGCGCGGCGCCAAGGTGCGGCTGACCGAAAAGGAGGCATCGATCATCAAATATCTCTACCGCGCCGACCAGAAAGTGGTAACGCGCGACGTGCTCCTGGAAGAGGTGTGGGGTTACAATTCAGGCGTCACCACGCATACGCTTGAAACCCATGTCTACCGGCTGCGCCAGAAGATTGAGCGCGATCCTTCCAATGCCGAAATTCTTGTGACAGAAAGCGGCGGCTACAAGCTGGTTCCTTAA
- a CDS encoding L,D-transpeptidase, which translates to MICSVRQSYKKKRARNEAGAFLPKGLRVLVVRARPGNPAQGLLQAGKTVFPCALGRGGISAGKREGDGATPLAAMRILSGYFRNEQFPGGRRTRLAMAPIGPDLGWCEVPDDRNYNRPVKIPYGASHERMRRDDRLYDACLVLDWNIAPRRRGRGSAIFFHLARPGFTPTQGCVAVTARTMARLLPLLSDRTVVRVVR; encoded by the coding sequence GTGATTTGTTCCGTGAGACAATCATACAAGAAAAAACGCGCGCGCAATGAGGCAGGCGCATTTTTGCCGAAGGGCCTGCGTGTCCTGGTTGTGCGTGCGAGGCCCGGCAACCCTGCGCAGGGGTTGCTGCAAGCCGGCAAAACGGTGTTTCCCTGCGCGCTCGGGCGCGGCGGCATCTCCGCCGGCAAGCGCGAGGGCGACGGCGCGACGCCGCTGGCCGCGATGCGCATATTGTCAGGCTATTTCCGCAACGAGCAGTTTCCCGGCGGGCGCCGGACAAGGCTGGCGATGGCGCCGATCGGGCCGGACCTCGGCTGGTGCGAGGTGCCGGACGACCGCAACTACAACCGGCCGGTGAAGATCCCCTATGGCGCCAGCCATGAACGGATGCGTCGGGACGACCGGCTTTACGATGCCTGCCTGGTGCTGGACTGGAACATCGCGCCACGCCGTCGCGGGCGCGGCAGCGCGATCTTTTTCCATCTGGCGCGCCCGGGCTTCACGCCGACGCAAGGCTGCGTCGCGGTCACGGCGCGCACCATGGCAAGGCTGCTGCCGCTGCTGTCGGATCGCACGGTGGTGAGGGTGGTGAGGTAG
- the gcvA gene encoding transcriptional regulator GcvA, which produces MSRLLPGTRALRTFEAAARHLNFTRAADELGLTPAAVSHQIKEIEDQLDLVLFTRTSRTIRLTEAGNVLHEASVDALDLLGRAVSRARKMSRGTALLKITLDAQFATKWLMRRVDDFRRQRPGIELRFDITSKLREFERDDVDVGIRFGAGKYPGLCADRLFENVIIPVCSPALLRAGPPLKEPRDLFRHTLAHIEWARQGITWPNWRMWMAAAGVDDFDDSRTIVFDTSTDVVQAALDGIAVALADFAMVAKDLSEGRLIRPFELGIKVAPEFAYFLVYPEAMKDDARIIAFRDWLLDEVAKDEGSE; this is translated from the coding sequence ATGTCCCGCCTGCTGCCCGGAACGCGCGCGTTGAGGACCTTCGAGGCGGCGGCCAGGCATCTCAATTTCACCCGCGCCGCCGATGAGCTCGGCCTGACGCCGGCGGCGGTCAGTCACCAGATCAAGGAAATCGAGGATCAGCTCGACCTGGTGCTGTTCACGCGCACCAGCCGCACCATCCGGCTGACCGAAGCGGGCAATGTGCTTCACGAGGCCTCGGTCGATGCGCTCGACCTGCTTGGCCGTGCCGTCAGCCGCGCGCGCAAGATGAGCAGGGGCACGGCGCTGCTCAAGATCACGCTCGACGCGCAGTTCGCCACAAAATGGCTGATGCGGCGCGTCGACGATTTCCGTAGGCAGCGGCCGGGGATCGAGCTCCGCTTCGACATCACCTCCAAGCTGCGCGAGTTCGAACGTGACGATGTCGATGTCGGCATCCGTTTCGGCGCCGGCAAATATCCGGGACTATGCGCTGACCGGCTGTTCGAGAACGTTATCATTCCCGTTTGCAGTCCTGCTCTGCTGCGGGCCGGACCGCCGCTAAAGGAGCCGCGCGATCTTTTCCGTCACACGCTCGCCCATATCGAATGGGCCCGTCAGGGTATCACATGGCCGAACTGGCGCATGTGGATGGCGGCGGCCGGCGTCGATGATTTCGACGACAGCCGGACCATCGTGTTCGACACCTCGACAGATGTCGTCCAGGCGGCACTCGACGGCATTGCCGTCGCGCTTGCCGATTTCGCCATGGTCGCCAAGGATCTGTCCGAGGGCAGGCTCATCCGGCCCTTCGAGCTCGGCATCAAGGTCGCGCCGGAGTTCGCCTACTTCCTGGTCTATCCGGAAGCGATGAAGGATGACGCGCGGATCATTGCCTTCCGCGATTGGCTGCTCGATGAGGTGGCGAAGGACGAAGGGTCGGAGTAG
- a CDS encoding DUF1761 domain-containing protein codes for MDFSTVNWLAVIVAAVVAWLFGAVWYTGLSKPWLRAAKLDPATMKRSVAPFIVSFIAELIMALVMTLVVGAITGGEPNPLAGVIFGFVLWLGFVATTLSVNHRYEGFGWDLTLIDAGHWLGVLIIIGVVIGWFGAPAAPAG; via the coding sequence ATGGATTTTTCAACGGTGAACTGGCTGGCGGTGATCGTCGCCGCCGTCGTGGCGTGGCTGTTCGGTGCTGTCTGGTATACGGGCTTGAGCAAGCCTTGGCTCAGAGCGGCAAAGCTCGACCCGGCAACCATGAAGCGCTCTGTCGCTCCGTTCATCGTCAGCTTCATCGCGGAGCTGATCATGGCGCTGGTCATGACGCTGGTGGTCGGCGCGATCACCGGCGGCGAGCCCAATCCGCTCGCTGGTGTGATCTTCGGTTTCGTTCTCTGGCTGGGCTTCGTCGCCACCACGCTTTCGGTCAACCACCGCTATGAAGGTTTCGGCTGGGACCTGACGCTGATCGACGCCGGCCATTGGCTGGGCGTGCTCATCATCATCGGCGTGGTGATCGGCTGGTTCGGCGCGCCGGCGGCTCCTGCGGGCTAA
- a CDS encoding methyltransferase yields the protein MTRLSPKSAKTFILDNTALMAPPHVPEVLLHLADEAHDLWLRTEEELAEIGLPPPFWAFAWAGGQGLARYLLDHPAMVRGKSVLDFASGSGMVAIAALKAGAAQVIAADIDPFCQTVITLNLEANGVKAEFLDADCIGTDDGWDVVLAGDVFYDKPLADRLVPWFSSLKARGAEILVGDPGRAYLPKKGLRSLAVYQVPVTRVLEDAEVKRTTVWRWDPALPA from the coding sequence GTGACCAGGCTCTCGCCCAAAAGCGCAAAGACTTTCATCCTCGATAACACGGCGCTGATGGCGCCGCCGCATGTACCGGAAGTGCTGCTGCACCTGGCCGACGAGGCGCATGATCTTTGGCTGCGCACCGAGGAGGAGCTGGCCGAGATCGGCCTGCCGCCGCCCTTCTGGGCCTTCGCCTGGGCCGGCGGCCAGGGCCTCGCCCGCTATCTGCTCGACCATCCGGCGATGGTGCGGGGCAAAAGCGTGCTCGATTTCGCTTCCGGCTCCGGCATGGTCGCGATCGCCGCCTTGAAGGCCGGCGCGGCGCAAGTGATCGCCGCCGATATCGACCCTTTTTGCCAAACGGTGATCACGCTCAACCTGGAAGCCAATGGCGTGAAGGCCGAATTCCTCGATGCCGACTGCATCGGTACGGATGACGGCTGGGACGTCGTGCTCGCCGGCGACGTCTTCTACGACAAGCCGCTGGCGGACAGGCTGGTGCCGTGGTTCAGCAGCCTGAAAGCGCGCGGCGCCGAGATCCTCGTCGGCGATCCCGGCCGAGCCTACCTGCCGAAGAAGGGGCTGCGATCGCTCGCCGTCTACCAGGTGCCGGTGACGCGCGTGCTGGAGGATGCCGAGGTCAAGCGCACCACCGTCTGGCGGTGGGATCCCGCTCTCCCCGCTTGA
- a CDS encoding EVE domain-containing protein: MNYWLFKSEPSVFSFEALKAKGKAGTQWDGVRNYAARNNMKAMQIGDLGFFYHSNEGLDIVGIAEVCALAHPDTTTDDPRWECVDIRAFEDVPKPVTLEQVKANPKLSDMALVRLGRLSVQPVTPAEWKEVCRMADLNPAP; this comes from the coding sequence ATGAACTACTGGCTGTTCAAGTCCGAACCCTCGGTCTTCTCCTTCGAGGCGCTGAAGGCGAAAGGCAAGGCCGGCACGCAGTGGGACGGTGTGCGCAACTACGCCGCGCGCAACAACATGAAGGCGATGCAGATCGGCGATCTGGGCTTCTTCTACCACTCCAACGAGGGCCTCGACATCGTCGGCATCGCCGAGGTCTGCGCGCTCGCCCATCCCGACACCACCACCGACGATCCGCGCTGGGAATGCGTCGATATCCGCGCTTTCGAGGACGTGCCGAAGCCGGTGACGCTGGAACAGGTCAAGGCCAATCCGAAGCTCTCCGACATGGCGCTGGTCCGGCTGGGCCGGCTTTCCGTGCAGCCGGTGACGCCGGCAGAGTGGAAAGAGGTCTGCCGCATGGCCGATCTCAACCCGGCGCCGTGA
- a CDS encoding YciI-like protein, translating to MLFALICKDKPGSLQLRVDTRPAHAAFLEGLISEGKLAFAGPFLDKDGKPDGSLVMIEAPDIAGAQALAAADPYAKAGLFESVEIRAWNWVFQKPAAE from the coding sequence ATGCTGTTCGCGTTGATTTGCAAGGACAAGCCCGGCAGCCTGCAGCTGCGTGTCGACACGCGGCCGGCGCACGCGGCGTTCCTGGAAGGCCTGATCAGCGAGGGGAAACTTGCCTTTGCCGGCCCGTTTCTCGACAAAGACGGCAAGCCCGACGGCAGCCTGGTGATGATCGAAGCGCCTGACATCGCCGGCGCGCAAGCACTGGCGGCCGCCGATCCCTATGCCAAGGCCGGGCTGTTCGAGAGCGTCGAAATCCGAGCATGGAACTGGGTCTTCCAGAAGCCCGCGGCCGAATGA
- a CDS encoding NAD(P)H-dependent glycerol-3-phosphate dehydrogenase translates to MTTSGERRPASGWRVAVLGGGAWGTALALAMLRAGHFVRLYARDAETVAAIDRGENPRYLPGIAIEPGIVATSDVAAALDGTNCVLAVTPAQSLRAVLATAGGHVPNGVPLVLCAKGIERDTGALLSTIVEENLPGNPVAALSGPSFASDVARGLPTAVVVAARDGQLAAELAARFSAENLRCYSSDDLIGVEIGGALKNVFAIAAGAVTGARLGASAQAAMVTRGFVELRRIGAAFGARPETLMGLSGLGDLLLTCSSAQSRNFAYGLALGQGKPLAGLPLAEGVPTAGIAARIAAERQIEAPIISAVAAILDRKVTIGQAVTALMTRPLKTETDI, encoded by the coding sequence ATGACCACGAGCGGGGAAAGAAGACCTGCGAGCGGATGGCGCGTTGCGGTGCTCGGCGGCGGCGCCTGGGGCACGGCGCTGGCGCTGGCAATGCTGCGCGCCGGCCATTTCGTGCGCCTCTATGCGCGCGATGCCGAAACCGTCGCCGCGATCGATCGCGGCGAAAACCCACGCTATCTGCCCGGCATCGCGATCGAGCCGGGCATCGTCGCCACCAGCGATGTCGCCGCGGCGCTCGACGGTACGAATTGCGTGCTGGCGGTGACGCCGGCGCAATCGCTGCGCGCGGTGCTGGCCACGGCCGGCGGCCATGTGCCGAACGGCGTGCCGCTGGTCCTCTGCGCCAAGGGCATCGAGCGCGATACCGGCGCGCTGCTGTCGACGATCGTGGAGGAAAACCTGCCGGGCAATCCTGTCGCGGCACTTTCCGGTCCGAGTTTTGCCAGCGATGTGGCGCGCGGCCTGCCGACAGCCGTCGTGGTTGCCGCCCGGGACGGGCAACTGGCGGCGGAGCTCGCCGCCCGCTTTTCGGCCGAGAACCTGCGCTGCTATTCCAGCGACGACCTGATCGGCGTCGAGATCGGCGGCGCGCTGAAGAACGTCTTCGCCATCGCCGCCGGCGCCGTCACCGGCGCCCGGCTCGGCGCCAGCGCCCAGGCCGCCATGGTGACCCGCGGCTTCGTCGAATTGCGCCGCATCGGCGCGGCCTTCGGCGCCAGGCCGGAGACGCTGATGGGGCTTTCCGGCCTCGGCGACCTGCTGCTCACCTGTTCCTCGGCGCAATCGCGCAATTTCGCCTATGGCCTGGCGCTGGGCCAGGGCAAGCCGCTTGCCGGCCTGCCGCTCGCCGAAGGCGTGCCGACGGCCGGCATTGCCGCCCGTATCGCCGCCGAGCGCCAAATCGAGGCGCCGATCATTTCAGCCGTCGCCGCCATCCTGGATCGCAAGGTGACCATCGGCCAGGCGGTGACCGCGCTGATGACGCGGCCGCTCAAAACCGAAACCGACATCTGA
- the tsaD gene encoding tRNA (adenosine(37)-N6)-threonylcarbamoyltransferase complex transferase subunit TsaD, producing MRVLGIETSCDETAASVVALDGGSAPEILSNIVLSQIEEHAAFGGVVPEIAARAHVEALDGIVAAALTDSAVSLDEIDAIAATAGPGLVGGLIVGLMTAKAIAAAANKPLIAINHLEGHALTARLTDGLDFPYLLLLVSGGHTQIVAVRGVGDYQRWATTIDDALGEAFDKTAKMLGLPYPGGPNVEKAAVSGDASRFAFPRPMKGAAQPDFSFSGLKTAVRQAATAIAPLSDQDVADICASFQAAVADTLGDRVARALARFREEFPDKANPALVVAGGVAANRTIKATLEALCSEAGFAFVAPPQKLCTDNAAMIAWAGIERLRAGIVGENAADFVPRSRWPLDSISAPLVGSGRRGAKA from the coding sequence ATCCGCGTTCTGGGCATTGAGACGAGCTGCGACGAGACGGCGGCCAGCGTGGTGGCGCTGGACGGCGGCTCCGCGCCCGAAATACTGTCCAACATCGTGCTGAGCCAGATCGAGGAACACGCGGCCTTCGGCGGCGTCGTGCCCGAGATCGCCGCGCGCGCCCATGTCGAGGCGCTGGACGGCATCGTCGCGGCAGCACTGACCGATTCGGCGGTTTCGCTGGACGAGATCGATGCGATTGCCGCGACCGCCGGGCCCGGCCTTGTCGGCGGACTGATCGTCGGACTGATGACCGCCAAGGCGATCGCCGCCGCCGCCAACAAGCCGTTGATTGCCATCAATCACCTCGAAGGCCATGCGCTGACTGCCAGGCTGACCGATGGGCTGGATTTTCCTTATCTGCTTTTGCTGGTCTCAGGCGGCCACACCCAGATCGTCGCGGTGCGCGGCGTCGGCGACTACCAGCGCTGGGCGACGACCATCGACGACGCGCTGGGCGAGGCCTTCGACAAGACGGCCAAGATGCTCGGCCTGCCCTATCCGGGCGGACCGAATGTCGAGAAGGCGGCGGTAAGCGGCGATGCGAGCCGCTTTGCCTTTCCGCGTCCGATGAAAGGTGCCGCGCAGCCGGATTTCTCCTTCTCAGGACTGAAGACCGCCGTGCGCCAGGCGGCGACGGCGATCGCGCCGCTCAGCGACCAGGATGTCGCCGACATCTGCGCCTCCTTCCAGGCGGCGGTGGCCGACACGCTGGGCGACCGTGTCGCCCGCGCGCTCGCCCGTTTCCGTGAGGAATTTCCCGACAAGGCGAACCCTGCGCTGGTCGTCGCCGGCGGTGTCGCCGCCAACCGGACGATCAAGGCGACGCTCGAAGCCCTGTGCTCCGAAGCCGGCTTTGCATTCGTGGCGCCGCCGCAGAAGCTCTGCACCGACAATGCCGCGATGATCGCCTGGGCCGGCATCGAGCGGCTGCGTGCCGGGATCGTCGGCGAGAATGCCGCCGACTTCGTGCCGCGCTCGCGCTGGCCGCTGGACAGCATTTCGGCTCCATTGGTCGGCTCCGGCCGGCGCGGTGCCAAGGCATGA